A stretch of the Mesorhizobium huakuii genome encodes the following:
- a CDS encoding DMT family transporter, whose protein sequence is MNDTVRGTVEMSAAMAILGTIGWFVIMSGQPIMDVVFWRCAFGAMTLLIICACLGLLRDRLSLRIIGLAALGGAAIVINWVLLFSAFSRASISIATAVYNTQPFMLVGFGALFFAERLTLTKLTWLTIAFAGMVLIVEAAPDAGDVGTNYFAGILMALAAAFFWAVAAVVTKKLKGTPPHLIALIQVCVGVVMLAPFASLSHLPADPWSWAMLATLGIVHTGLMYILMYGAIQKLPTHLQGSLSFIYPVVAILVDVTAFGHRLHLSQIVGAALILTAAAGMNLGWTLWKSKPSAASPEPVK, encoded by the coding sequence ATGAACGATACGGTACGCGGCACGGTCGAAATGTCGGCCGCAATGGCGATCCTGGGCACGATCGGATGGTTCGTCATCATGTCCGGCCAGCCGATCATGGATGTCGTGTTCTGGCGCTGCGCGTTCGGCGCGATGACGCTGCTGATCATCTGCGCTTGCCTCGGACTGCTGCGCGACAGGCTGTCCTTGCGCATCATCGGCCTCGCTGCGCTTGGCGGCGCAGCCATCGTCATCAACTGGGTTCTGCTCTTCAGCGCCTTCTCACGCGCATCGATCTCGATCGCCACCGCCGTCTACAACACCCAGCCCTTCATGCTGGTCGGCTTCGGCGCGCTGTTCTTCGCCGAGCGGCTGACGCTGACCAAGCTGACATGGCTGACGATTGCCTTCGCCGGGATGGTGTTGATCGTCGAGGCCGCGCCTGACGCCGGCGATGTCGGCACCAACTATTTTGCCGGCATCCTGATGGCGCTGGCCGCGGCCTTCTTCTGGGCCGTCGCGGCCGTCGTCACCAAGAAGCTCAAGGGCACGCCGCCGCATTTGATCGCGTTGATCCAGGTCTGCGTCGGCGTCGTCATGCTGGCGCCCTTCGCCAGTCTCTCGCATCTTCCCGCCGACCCATGGAGCTGGGCCATGCTGGCGACGCTCGGCATCGTCCACACCGGCCTGATGTACATATTGATGTACGGCGCCATCCAGAAGCTGCCGACGCATCTGCAGGGATCGCTGTCCTTCATCTATCCGGTCGTTGCCATCCTGGTCGACGTCACCGCCTTCGGCCATCGGTTGCATCTCAGCCAGATCGTCGGCGCCGCTTTGATCCTGACGGCGGCTGCCGGCATGAATCTCGGCTGGACCTTGTGGAAGTCGAAACCGTCCGCCGCGAGCCCTGAGCCGGTCAAGTAG
- a CDS encoding zinc-dependent alcohol dehydrogenase family protein — MQAIELQAPGGIDNLRLVERPMTEPGRQEMIIKVKATALNYRDVEIARGSYHTAFALPLIPLSDGVGEVVAVGAEVTRFKIGDRVCGTFWQRWVGGSFAMAEPSYQRGGPIDGLLSAFARLDEQAAVLAPSHLSDVEAATLPCPAVTAWHALFTEGQLKPGETVLSLGTGGVSLFAVQFAAAAGARVIVTSSSDDKLTRAKALGAHDGINYRDNPDWSSAVLALTEGRGADHIIEVGGPQSFEQSLKAAARGAQINVIGYLGGSEGAINPLDIFRRQVTARGIPVGSRESFEAMNRALLVNGLRPVVDRVFPWLEAAEAYRHLEHGSPFGKVVLDHMQ; from the coding sequence ATGCAAGCAATCGAATTGCAGGCGCCCGGCGGCATCGACAATCTCAGACTGGTCGAGCGGCCGATGACGGAACCGGGCCGCCAGGAGATGATCATCAAGGTCAAGGCAACCGCGCTCAACTACCGCGACGTGGAGATCGCCCGTGGCAGCTACCACACTGCCTTTGCCCTGCCGCTGATACCGCTTTCGGACGGCGTCGGCGAAGTGGTCGCGGTTGGCGCCGAAGTGACCCGCTTCAAGATCGGCGACCGCGTCTGCGGCACGTTCTGGCAGCGCTGGGTCGGCGGCAGTTTCGCCATGGCCGAACCGTCCTATCAGCGCGGCGGTCCCATCGATGGGCTGCTCAGCGCGTTCGCGCGGCTGGACGAACAGGCGGCCGTGCTCGCGCCGTCCCATCTGAGCGATGTCGAAGCGGCGACATTGCCTTGCCCCGCGGTCACGGCCTGGCACGCGCTGTTCACCGAAGGCCAGTTGAAGCCCGGCGAGACGGTGCTCAGCCTGGGCACTGGCGGCGTGTCGCTGTTTGCAGTGCAGTTCGCCGCGGCAGCCGGCGCACGGGTCATCGTCACGTCAAGCAGCGACGACAAGCTCACGCGGGCAAAGGCGCTTGGCGCGCATGACGGCATCAACTACCGCGACAATCCCGATTGGTCGTCGGCCGTGCTGGCGCTGACCGAAGGCCGAGGGGCCGACCACATTATCGAAGTCGGCGGACCACAAAGCTTCGAGCAATCGTTGAAGGCGGCGGCGCGTGGCGCCCAGATCAACGTCATCGGCTATCTCGGCGGCAGCGAGGGAGCGATCAATCCGCTCGACATCTTTCGCCGCCAGGTCACGGCACGCGGCATACCGGTCGGTTCGCGCGAATCCTTCGAGGCGATGAACCGGGCGCTCCTCGTGAACGGACTGCGGCCGGTGGTCGATCGGGTCTTTCCCTGGCTGGAGGCAGCAGAGGCCTACCGACACCTCGAGCACGGATCGCCCTTCGGCAAGGTCGTCCTCGATCACATGCAATAA
- a CDS encoding AbrB/MazE/SpoVT family DNA-binding domain-containing protein encodes MRVTSKGQVTIPRDLRETFGIGANSEVIFGIEGGKITITPKHDKGRLADRERLDRFLAALDRLEGSGDQTMNADAVMALTRDR; translated from the coding sequence ATGCGTGTGACGAGCAAGGGCCAGGTGACAATCCCACGGGATCTGCGGGAGACATTTGGGATTGGCGCCAACAGCGAAGTCATTTTCGGCATTGAGGGCGGCAAGATCACGATCACGCCGAAGCATGACAAGGGGCGGCTGGCTGACCGCGAAAGACTAGATCGTTTTCTTGCCGCGCTCGATCGGCTTGAGGGCAGCGGCGATCAAACAATGAATGCCGATGCCGTCATGGCTTTGACCCGGGATCGCTGA
- the trhA gene encoding PAQR family membrane homeostasis protein TrhA — MTNTPPQLDIPFIGRWHYSRAELIADGIVHAVGIVLAIAAGSALLALAAFRVGPGEYIAAAFYVVSLLTVLSVSLAYNLWPVSSPAKWVLRRFDHAAIYLLIAGTYTPFLAQIDGSPLASWMIVLVWIAAATGIAIKVFFPGRFDRLAVVFYLAIGWSGVVLVKPLVETLPTTSIVLIVAGGVVYSCGVIFFAWKGLRFHNALWHGFVVTGAGLHLAAMVDCLVINRL; from the coding sequence ATGACCAACACACCGCCGCAACTCGACATTCCGTTCATCGGGCGCTGGCACTATTCGCGCGCCGAGTTGATCGCCGACGGTATCGTCCATGCTGTCGGCATCGTGTTGGCGATCGCGGCCGGTTCGGCACTGCTGGCGCTGGCGGCGTTTCGGGTCGGGCCGGGCGAATACATCGCCGCCGCGTTCTATGTCGTTTCGCTGCTTACGGTCCTGTCGGTGTCGCTGGCCTACAATCTGTGGCCGGTGTCCTCCCCGGCTAAATGGGTTCTGCGGCGTTTCGATCACGCCGCGATCTACCTTCTCATCGCCGGCACCTACACGCCTTTTCTGGCCCAGATCGACGGCTCCCCGCTGGCAAGCTGGATGATCGTTTTGGTCTGGATCGCGGCCGCAACGGGCATCGCCATCAAGGTGTTCTTTCCCGGCCGTTTCGACCGGCTGGCTGTTGTCTTCTACCTCGCCATCGGCTGGAGTGGCGTCGTCCTAGTCAAGCCACTCGTCGAGACGCTGCCGACGACCTCGATCGTACTCATCGTCGCCGGTGGCGTCGTCTATTCCTGCGGCGTCATTTTCTTCGCCTGGAAGGGACTGCGCTTCCACAACGCGCTGTGGCACGGCTTTGTCGTCACCGGCGCCGGCCTGCATCTGGCGGCCATGGTCGACTGCCTGGTCATCAACCGGCTCTGA
- a CDS encoding LysR family transcriptional regulator, translating to MLEELRTLVLFAEEGSIQKVAQRLPLTQPAVTRQMQRLEDMLATTLLDRRQKPPRLTAAGLEVLARAKAILASVEALKAFAADAEPQGVLRVGLAHGLSDASVAGAIAGAAAEFPKISLRLKTGWSAELVEQFERGQLDMAIILRPADHQGPDALGTERLCVIAQAGGTEPHVTDTRMPWVLSPEPCDARQSLLSSLSGERHRFVVAAEIQDPAMQMEWVRRGHGLSLMPLRLAARGLPDGLMLVDIENVDLSLQLVALRSPHLNRLAKAVEAIAKAVGEAIKIEV from the coding sequence ATGCTGGAAGAATTGCGCACGCTCGTTCTCTTCGCCGAGGAAGGTTCTATCCAGAAAGTCGCGCAGCGTCTGCCGCTGACGCAGCCTGCCGTCACTCGGCAGATGCAGCGGCTGGAGGACATGCTCGCGACAACGCTTCTCGATCGCCGGCAGAAGCCGCCACGCCTGACCGCGGCAGGATTGGAGGTGCTGGCGCGCGCAAAGGCCATACTGGCTTCGGTCGAGGCTCTGAAAGCGTTCGCCGCCGACGCCGAGCCACAAGGCGTGCTGCGTGTCGGCCTGGCGCATGGCTTGTCCGATGCAAGCGTTGCCGGCGCTATCGCCGGCGCGGCCGCTGAGTTTCCAAAAATTTCGTTGCGGCTCAAGACCGGCTGGAGCGCGGAGTTGGTCGAGCAGTTCGAACGCGGTCAGCTCGACATGGCGATCATTCTGCGACCTGCCGATCATCAAGGCCCGGACGCGCTCGGCACCGAACGTCTCTGCGTCATAGCCCAGGCTGGCGGCACCGAACCCCATGTCACGGACACTCGCATGCCTTGGGTTCTTAGCCCCGAGCCCTGCGACGCGCGTCAGAGCCTCCTCTCCAGTCTGAGCGGCGAACGGCATCGGTTCGTCGTGGCGGCGGAAATCCAGGACCCGGCGATGCAGATGGAATGGGTCCGTCGGGGACACGGCCTCAGCCTCATGCCGTTGCGGCTCGCGGCGCGCGGACTTCCCGACGGCCTCATGCTTGTCGATATCGAAAATGTAGACCTTTCATTGCAGCTCGTGGCACTGCGCTCCCCGCACCTCAACCGGCTGGCGAAGGCTGTGGAGGCCATTGCAAAGGCCGTCGGCGAAGCCATCAAGATCGAGGTCTGA
- a CDS encoding DUF1465 family protein: MNEPSKGSAKTVKLAERRVFSHSFKPLYQEGMGLVEQAAEYLDGKGRAEAKKLSRLAATLYAAESMRLTTRLMQVASWLLLQRAANSGEMTRDQVASEKSKVRLDTASAHDEAAGWAELPEDFLDLVNRSLRLQALVRRMDDEIYGAGAVVDMQPMGRRPNPVSDQISLLNTAFARN; this comes from the coding sequence ATGAACGAGCCTTCGAAGGGCAGTGCGAAAACCGTTAAACTGGCGGAGCGTCGGGTTTTTTCGCATTCCTTCAAACCGCTTTACCAGGAAGGCATGGGGCTGGTCGAACAGGCGGCTGAATATCTCGACGGCAAGGGCCGGGCCGAGGCCAAGAAACTGTCGCGGCTGGCGGCCACGCTCTACGCGGCCGAATCGATGCGGCTGACGACCAGGCTGATGCAGGTTGCCTCCTGGCTGCTTTTGCAGCGCGCGGCCAATTCCGGCGAAATGACCCGCGACCAGGTCGCTTCGGAAAAATCCAAGGTGCGCCTCGATACCGCTTCCGCGCATGACGAAGCCGCCGGCTGGGCCGAACTGCCCGAGGATTTTCTCGACCTCGTCAACCGCTCGCTTCGCCTGCAGGCGCTGGTGCGCCGCATGGACGACGAGATCTACGGCGCCGGCGCCGTGGTCGACATGCAGCCGATGGGCCGCCGGCCCAATCCGGTTTCGGACCAGATCAGCCTGCTCAACACCGCTTTCGCCCGCAACTGA
- a CDS encoding Lrp/AsnC family transcriptional regulator → MLDDLDRSLLEILVRDARTSLKELAAQVGLSSPSVSERLRRLEERGVIRAFTVEIDPLALGYTLQAIVRIKPLPGKLHIVQKLIEEIAEFGECDKVTGDDCFVARLFVRSIGDLDGILDRIADKAETSTAIIKAQPIRRRPPPLGAPSASSS, encoded by the coding sequence ATGCTTGACGATCTTGACCGAAGTCTCCTCGAAATCCTGGTGCGGGATGCACGGACCTCGCTGAAGGAACTGGCTGCCCAGGTCGGTCTGTCGTCGCCGAGCGTTTCGGAGCGGCTGCGGCGGCTCGAGGAGCGCGGCGTCATTCGGGCGTTCACCGTCGAGATCGATCCGCTGGCGCTCGGCTACACCTTGCAGGCGATCGTGCGCATCAAGCCTTTGCCGGGCAAGCTGCACATCGTCCAGAAGCTGATCGAGGAGATTGCCGAGTTCGGCGAATGCGACAAGGTGACGGGCGATGACTGTTTCGTCGCCCGGCTGTTCGTGCGCTCGATCGGCGACCTCGACGGCATTCTCGACCGCATCGCCGACAAGGCCGAGACCAGCACCGCCATCATCAAGGCGCAGCCGATCCGGCGGCGGCCGCCGCCGCTCGGCGCGCCATCAGCTTCATCGTCTTGA
- the ruvC gene encoding crossover junction endodeoxyribonuclease RuvC, with translation MGEAIRIIGIDPGLRRTGWGIVESLGNSLRFVASGTVRSEDKAALATRLCQLHDGLAEVLHAAMPHEAAVEQTFVNKDAVATLKLGQARGIAMLVPARAGLVVAEYAPNAVKKAVIGVGHGDKKQIHMMVKVLLPKATFDTEHAADALAIAICHAHHRQSAAYRMALAG, from the coding sequence ATGGGGGAAGCGATTCGCATCATCGGTATCGATCCGGGGCTCAGGCGCACCGGATGGGGCATCGTCGAGAGCCTCGGCAATTCCTTGCGCTTCGTCGCGTCCGGCACCGTGCGCTCCGAGGACAAGGCGGCGCTGGCGACACGGCTCTGCCAATTGCATGACGGACTCGCCGAAGTCCTGCATGCGGCAATGCCGCATGAGGCGGCCGTCGAACAGACCTTCGTCAACAAGGACGCCGTGGCGACGCTGAAGCTCGGCCAGGCGCGCGGCATCGCCATGCTGGTGCCGGCGCGCGCTGGCCTGGTCGTTGCCGAATATGCGCCCAATGCGGTGAAGAAGGCGGTCATCGGCGTCGGCCATGGCGACAAGAAGCAGATCCACATGATGGTGAAGGTGCTGCTGCCCAAGGCGACCTTCGACACCGAACATGCCGCCGACGCGCTGGCCATCGCGATTTGCCATGCGCATCACCGCCAGAGCGCCGCCTATCGCATGGCGCTTGCCGGCTAG
- a CDS encoding tetratricopeptide repeat protein has protein sequence MAPVRLLLQALLAAAMIQAAAAETIPLPQPKPEAGVHTDKPIENQLPQPATTAEPAPLPSADSINPDRFGAKPADAAYGAFQRGLYKTAYNLALVRAQNGDPAAQTLVAEILSRGLGVPLNAAEAAKWYASAAEQGVPESQFQYALMLLDGRYVKKDTKEAYALMQAAAEAGNQLAQFNFAQMLVQQDPGEAGLAKAAAYYERAAATGLADAQYAMSQIYANGVGGKPRDDVQARRFLAQAARQNYDTAQIDLAAWMIEGRGGARDLKSAFGWTKQAAEGGNVAAQNRLAKLYMQGIGTDPDLVLAGAWYIVARRAGLIDPDMDDFLQGLGDDQTKQALQKANRLP, from the coding sequence GTGGCTCCGGTGAGGCTTCTCCTTCAGGCCTTGCTTGCAGCGGCCATGATCCAGGCCGCCGCCGCCGAAACCATACCCTTGCCGCAGCCCAAGCCTGAAGCCGGTGTGCACACCGACAAGCCGATCGAAAACCAGCTGCCGCAGCCCGCCACCACGGCGGAGCCCGCACCCCTGCCCTCGGCCGACAGCATCAATCCAGACCGTTTCGGGGCCAAGCCCGCGGACGCGGCCTATGGCGCCTTCCAGCGCGGGCTCTACAAGACGGCCTACAACCTCGCGCTGGTGCGCGCCCAGAATGGCGACCCGGCCGCGCAGACATTGGTGGCCGAAATCCTGTCGCGTGGGCTTGGCGTGCCGTTGAACGCGGCGGAAGCGGCGAAATGGTACGCTAGCGCCGCGGAGCAGGGCGTGCCGGAATCGCAATTCCAGTACGCGCTGATGCTGCTCGATGGGCGTTACGTGAAGAAGGACACGAAGGAGGCCTATGCGCTGATGCAGGCCGCCGCCGAAGCCGGCAACCAGCTGGCGCAGTTCAATTTCGCACAGATGCTGGTCCAGCAGGATCCCGGCGAGGCGGGTCTGGCCAAGGCAGCCGCCTATTATGAGCGCGCTGCCGCGACCGGCCTCGCCGACGCGCAATACGCCATGTCCCAGATCTACGCCAACGGCGTCGGCGGCAAGCCGCGCGACGATGTGCAGGCAAGGCGCTTTTTGGCGCAGGCCGCACGGCAGAACTACGACACCGCGCAGATCGATCTCGCCGCCTGGATGATCGAGGGCCGCGGCGGCGCCCGCGACCTGAAATCGGCTTTCGGCTGGACGAAGCAGGCAGCCGAGGGCGGCAATGTCGCCGCCCAGAACCGCCTGGCAAAGCTCTATATGCAAGGCATCGGCACCGACCCGGACCTCGTGCTCGCCGGCGCCTGGTACATCGTCGCCCGCCGCGCCGGTCTCATCGATCCCGACATGGACGATTTCCTGCAAGGACTGGGCGACGACCAGACCAAGCAGGCCCTGCAGAAGGCAAATCGCCTGCCCTGA
- the efp gene encoding elongation factor P — MAKINGNEIRPGYVIEHDGGLWVAVRTNTVKPGKGGAYNQVELKNLINGTKLNERFRSAETVEQIRLDLKDFSFLYEQDDALVFMDTQSYEQLELNKDFVGDRAAFLQDGMMVTVQLYEERPIGISLPDYVTLTITEADPVVKGQTAASSYKPAVLENGIRVLVPPFIGAGERIIVDTNEITYVRRAD; from the coding sequence ATGGCCAAGATCAACGGCAACGAAATCCGTCCCGGCTACGTCATCGAGCACGATGGCGGCCTGTGGGTCGCGGTCAGGACCAACACCGTCAAGCCCGGCAAGGGCGGCGCCTACAACCAGGTCGAACTGAAGAACCTCATCAACGGCACCAAGCTCAATGAGCGCTTCCGCTCGGCCGAGACGGTCGAGCAGATCCGCCTCGACCTGAAGGATTTTTCCTTCCTCTACGAGCAGGACGACGCGCTGGTGTTCATGGACACCCAAAGCTACGAGCAGCTCGAACTAAACAAGGATTTCGTCGGCGACCGCGCCGCCTTCCTGCAGGACGGCATGATGGTCACGGTTCAGCTCTATGAGGAAAGGCCGATCGGCATCTCGCTGCCCGACTATGTGACCTTGACCATCACCGAGGCCGATCCGGTGGTGAAGGGCCAGACGGCGGCATCCTCTTACAAGCCGGCAGTGCTGGAGAACGGCATCCGAGTGCTGGTGCCGCCCTTCATCGGTGCCGGCGAACGCATCATCGTCGACACCAACGAAATCACTTACGTGCGCCGCGCCGACTGA
- a CDS encoding sulfite exporter TauE/SafE family protein — protein sequence MSGLLLDPWFYAAAIPAVILVGLSKGGFGGAVGFVGVPLMALTIPPVQAAAILLPILCLMDIVSVWTWWGVYDRKMLVDMMPGAVIGIGFGWLTAALVTEEAVRLIVGAVAIIFVLRWLYLQFRHGSDHAAEPNRVAAAIWGAVAGFTSFVAHVGGPPFQVYALPIRLDPKVLSGTAAIFFAATNALKLIPYFALGQFDTANLTASAVLMPLAPLSTIAGAWLVRRMRPEIFYPFTYATVAVVALKLLWDGIAGLL from the coding sequence ATGTCAGGCCTGCTTCTCGATCCGTGGTTCTACGCGGCCGCCATACCGGCGGTCATTCTGGTTGGCCTGTCCAAAGGCGGCTTCGGCGGTGCTGTCGGTTTCGTCGGCGTGCCGCTGATGGCGCTGACCATCCCGCCGGTGCAGGCGGCCGCCATCCTGCTGCCGATCCTGTGCCTGATGGACATCGTCTCTGTGTGGACGTGGTGGGGCGTTTACGACCGCAAGATGCTGGTCGACATGATGCCGGGCGCCGTCATTGGCATCGGCTTCGGCTGGCTGACGGCGGCACTCGTCACCGAGGAGGCGGTGCGGCTGATCGTCGGCGCCGTCGCCATCATTTTCGTGCTGCGCTGGCTCTATCTGCAATTCCGCCATGGCTCCGACCACGCCGCCGAACCCAACCGCGTGGCTGCCGCGATCTGGGGTGCGGTCGCCGGCTTCACGAGCTTCGTCGCCCATGTCGGTGGCCCGCCCTTCCAGGTCTATGCCTTGCCGATCCGCCTCGACCCCAAGGTCCTGTCAGGCACCGCCGCGATCTTCTTTGCCGCCACCAATGCGTTGAAGCTCATCCCCTATTTCGCGCTCGGCCAGTTCGACACCGCCAATCTGACGGCGTCCGCCGTGCTGATGCCGCTGGCGCCGCTGTCGACCATCGCCGGTGCCTGGCTGGTGCGGCGCATGCGGCCCGAGATTTTTTATCCGTTCACCTACGCGACCGTGGCGGTCGTGGCGCTGAAGCTTTTGTGGGACGGCATTGCCGGCCTGCTGTAA
- a CDS encoding thiamine phosphate synthase, with product MNDATPPNRCRIVLIAPPGVPAARTATAFDGGDVASLILPENGMDEAAFQAFAEQIVPAAQAAGVAVVIAGDTRIAGRVQADGIHVEVSKAELAETIEHFQAKMMVGAGGAKTRDDALELGETRPDYIFFGRFGYDNKPEPHPRNLSLGRWWADMIQIPCIVMAGSDLASIEEVAATGAEFVALSSAVFADGVDPQAAVSQANALLDETAPRFED from the coding sequence ATGAACGACGCCACACCCCCAAATCGCTGCCGCATCGTGCTGATCGCGCCGCCCGGCGTGCCGGCCGCCCGTACAGCCACCGCATTCGACGGTGGCGACGTCGCTTCGCTGATCCTGCCCGAGAACGGCATGGACGAAGCCGCCTTCCAGGCTTTTGCCGAGCAGATCGTGCCGGCGGCTCAGGCCGCGGGCGTGGCGGTCGTCATCGCCGGCGACACCCGCATCGCGGGGCGTGTCCAAGCCGACGGCATCCATGTCGAGGTTTCCAAGGCCGAACTCGCCGAGACGATCGAACATTTCCAGGCGAAAATGATGGTCGGCGCCGGCGGCGCCAAGACACGTGACGATGCGCTTGAGCTTGGCGAGACGCGGCCCGACTACATCTTCTTCGGCCGCTTTGGCTATGACAACAAGCCCGAGCCGCATCCGCGCAACCTGTCGCTGGGGCGATGGTGGGCCGACATGATCCAGATCCCCTGCATCGTCATGGCCGGATCCGATCTGGCCTCCATTGAGGAGGTGGCCGCCACCGGCGCCGAGTTCGTCGCGCTGTCGAGCGCAGTCTTCGCCGATGGCGTCGATCCGCAAGCGGCGGTAAGCCAGGCCAACGCGCTGCTCGACGAAACCGCGCCGCGCTTCGAGGACTGA
- a CDS encoding DUF2269 family protein: MDWYSIVKFLHIVSATLWVGGGFVLFLLGVLAERAGNIEDKLQAMRASGQLGGLFFAPMSMLTLLFGLVMCIFWVGFSDLWIIIGLAGYATTFSIGMFIFKPTGERMGAMIAKEGVTPSVLAIGQRMMSAARFDYAVMLVIVADMVLKPTTHDIGILAGMILVLVAGATLAFGGSRRLVESAV; encoded by the coding sequence ATGGACTGGTATTCGATCGTCAAATTTCTCCACATCGTCTCGGCCACTTTGTGGGTCGGCGGCGGCTTCGTGCTGTTCCTGCTCGGTGTGCTTGCCGAGCGCGCCGGCAATATCGAGGACAAGCTTCAGGCGATGCGAGCCAGCGGGCAGCTGGGTGGGCTTTTCTTCGCGCCGATGTCGATGCTCACACTCCTCTTCGGCCTCGTCATGTGCATCTTCTGGGTCGGTTTCTCCGACCTGTGGATCATCATCGGCCTGGCAGGCTACGCCACGACCTTCTCGATCGGTATGTTCATCTTCAAGCCGACCGGCGAGCGCATGGGCGCCATGATCGCCAAGGAGGGCGTCACGCCTTCCGTACTTGCCATTGGCCAGCGCATGATGAGCGCGGCGCGCTTCGACTATGCGGTGATGCTGGTGATCGTCGCCGACATGGTGCTCAAGCCGACAACGCATGACATCGGCATCCTCGCCGGGATGATCCTGGTCCTGGTGGCGGGTGCCACGCTGGCCTTCGGCGGAAGCCGCCGGCTGGTGGAAAGTGCCGTCTGA
- a CDS encoding inositol monophosphatase family protein, which translates to MARSALLNVMVQAAMKAGRSLSRDFGEVQNLQVSLKGPGDYVSQADRKAEDILFAELSKARPGYGFLMEERGVVEGDDSQHRWIVDPLDGTTNFLHGIPLFAVSIALERQGQIVAGVIYNPAMDELYTTERGGGAFMNDRRLRVAGRIKLVDTVIGCGMPHLGRGHHGNFLVELRNVMAEVAGIRRLGSASLDLAYVAAGRMDGFWETGLSAWDIAAGLLLIREAGGFVSDMDGGQDMLDNGSVVAGNEVIQRALLKTVKTPLAPR; encoded by the coding sequence ATGGCACGCTCAGCCCTTCTCAACGTCATGGTCCAGGCCGCAATGAAGGCCGGCCGATCGCTGTCGCGCGACTTCGGCGAGGTCCAGAACCTGCAGGTCTCGCTGAAGGGCCCGGGCGACTATGTCAGCCAGGCCGACCGCAAGGCCGAGGACATTCTGTTTGCCGAGCTGTCGAAGGCGCGCCCGGGCTACGGTTTCCTGATGGAAGAGCGCGGCGTGGTGGAAGGCGACGACAGCCAGCACCGCTGGATCGTCGACCCGCTCGACGGCACCACCAATTTCCTGCATGGCATTCCGCTTTTTGCCGTTTCGATCGCGCTGGAACGCCAGGGCCAGATCGTTGCCGGCGTCATCTACAATCCGGCCATGGACGAGCTCTATACGACCGAGCGCGGCGGCGGCGCCTTCATGAACGACCGCCGGTTGCGCGTCGCCGGCCGCATCAAGCTGGTCGACACGGTGATCGGCTGCGGCATGCCGCATCTGGGACGCGGCCACCATGGCAATTTCCTGGTCGAGCTGCGCAACGTCATGGCCGAAGTCGCCGGCATCAGGCGGCTTGGCTCGGCCTCGCTCGATCTCGCCTATGTCGCCGCCGGCCGCATGGACGGCTTCTGGGAAACCGGCCTGTCGGCCTGGGACATCGCCGCCGGCCTGCTGCTCATCCGCGAAGCCGGTGGTTTCGTCTCGGACATGGACGGTGGACAGGACATGCTCGACAACGGCTCGGTGGTCGCCGGCAACGAGGTCATCCAGCGTGCGCTGCTGAAGACGGTGAAAACGCCCCTCGCACCCCGCTAA